Genomic window (Helianthus annuus cultivar XRQ/B chromosome 3, HanXRQr2.0-SUNRISE, whole genome shotgun sequence):
ttgattcttatgttgaactaattagaaaccatatgttcttggtgtcgttggcaatcgagatatcatgggtatagttaggcttgggtaagggttgattgatcatcgggtaacaacctcacgttctaggaatctgagtacttagttccctttcatcactgcaagtaatcacacatgagctatgtctatgtagttctttctagtgaaatgataatatgaatgtcgaaacaaaccggaaatctaggatggtcatttgtctctaatctGTTTACAACCAACTCTTTTCTCTTGaattttaattagtttaatttagtctaaaaccaattcactcaTATAAACTCTTAATCTTATCTTTCttgcaattagattaatttagttaaattagataaactttcaaataacacatattccacaaactccctgtgttcgatacccacttaccgctatctacttagtagtaattggattaaatttgattgtgaccacgacatcacgtcaaattttggcactgttgccggggagtagtgtgCAATGTGTGTTATCTTGTGtattagttaaaaaaataaaataaaaaataaaaaaataaaataaaaaaaaatttaaaaatcccaaaaagattttctttgaTGTTCGTGATTTACACTTGGTAGTTGAGTGGTGTTGTGCAGGATGACAATGCATTACACAGATTTCAGCTTCTCTACGTGTAGACTGTGCGGGGGTCCACGTCATCCGTGTATCGGTTGCCATGAGGCCCACTACAGGAGGGCACATGGAAAACCGGTGTCTTATGTTTCACAGCTTCCACCTCCATCATACGTTGATGATTATGAATCAGAAATGGAGGATGATTATTACtcggatggatatgatcgggacgAGGATGTTTACTATGAGACAAGGACGGATAGTCTATGTTTTTGTTGCGGTCACGATcacacttatgattatgatgtgtgCACAGTGTATTCAGAAAACCcaaagtattggaataaaaaaatgatggatgcgcGCATCTTAAGACCGTATCCGGGATATCGACAATATCATCCCGAAGAGTATTCTGAGCCCGAAGGTGTTTATACTTATCAGGCCGAGGAGGAGAAAGAGCTTGCTATATTGGAAGTGACTTTGTCTAAACTCGAGCAATATTTAGCAACACCCAACCTgtccgatgaagatcgaatcagctgtttagtttctaagtgtcataatttaaaaatgaagatagagaTAGAACAACAcctctcaccattacctgatgatattagagattattctcacatgaaggaggaggttgtggaggataacaccacaccaatgagtcctttatctgatgaagagtcactggtggatcagatggtgtgtgcAGATAATGAGGCAGAACAGTTTGAGGAGATGAATatgtgtaccgaacctcttcccatatcaatcattaaaaataacaagtgtggggaagagggttcgaggaagaagatgagaagggtgaaacCACAAGACATCAGGGTATACATCATGAAGTGGATTAGTGAAACCCGCAGGTGTAGTCTTaacatgccaattatactgacaaatctatggagatggcatgtaaatttccgggcattcGTTGGAAATGTTTTGAGTAAGTGTGCATTGAGACCACCATAACACATACCAGatatggtctggctgaagacctttaaacttagcgctctcgggaggcaacgcgaggatgtagagtattgtattcgtgttttgtgttttgttttgttttgttttggtgttgtgtttgtgtttttgcaGGTTACTATGTTTCAATCCTCACGgatgcaatgattcaagtgtggggatgtttggcaacatccccgttGAGATATCAGCGAATCCAAGAGATGTTTATGTTCATGTCCGATTACTACAGTTGCATCATTACCAACACTACTGATTTACAGATCAGGTCGTGTCTTTTTCTCATTGTGTGCACCtttgtatatattcatgtttTTGTTCATGGTTGGGCGGATGGGTGGTGTTTTGATGTGTTTAGTTTATGGGTTGTGAAGGATTGGTGGTGTTCCTAATAATTAgaataaaaaaagaaataaaaaaaataaaaagaaatttgggatttGAGAGTATTAGCGAAAGCTAATGTTGTTGGTTAAAAGCGATCTTttcctcaaaaccatacattgggacaacgtatcccaagtgtggggatgatgGGGGGAATTTTTGAGAATTTAAAAAATTTTTGTGAAGCCAAGCGAAAATtgtcaaaatttgaaaacttgatattgttccacttgacacaccgacacccatttCTAGTCCTTTATTGGTGAGAGTTTGAGCCACATATGATTATTAATGATGCTTTCTTtgttttgagtggcggtgtgtttattgtgttaatagaacttgtgtacgaaatcttgttaaatcctagagttagcatgcttgtgaaaatgataggggacttttaggtagcttcgtctagatgtgtgagagtgtgggaattgggggttggacctcatacattacatatatgagcttggtattgtgaggggtgggggtttggtctttagaaagccatgtttgagccttataCCATTCGGTTATGACCCAAACCTACTTCCTACAAAATTTTACCTtttgagatgacccggtttaggagaTTTAGTATGTAGTATTGATGTTCTTGTATTTATTGTTGAGTTTGatgtgttatgaaaaaaaaaagagagaaagagaaaaatatgaaaaaaaaaaaaaagacaaagtgTTTAGTTTCAATGATAGTTAGAAGTTGATGATGTTTTGTATATAGTTGTTTGCGTTGTTTAGTAGGGGAAATAAAATCGGGTCAAATCAATTAGTTCTTTCATATGTattccaccattttcctacctttgcACCTACCCCGTTATAACCCGTAAGTCCTTcttgattcataagcatgctagatatttgttaggaggaaacttgattctcatacaagcttattgtcgcacacacatacatgcattgagtggtttagcataacatgctaatttttcttgtcaccgagagtttttgcgaggggtgtgtcttgtggtatgaTTTAAGGTTAGTAAAAGGACGGCATATTTTAGCTTGGATTGCATGATTGATCGCTTGTGTTGTTAATAGTTTTgaatgggttgcttgggacaagcaacgagtaagtgtggggatgtgacgggtggtccgtaggataatccttaaaatgtctaaatatatatatacattccaTGCTTAATTCGGTTTATTGCTTGAACTTAGTAACTACGAGAGGTTTGATGTTGCAGGCACTAAAGGGCATAAGAAGTGGTTCTTATGAAGTTTGGACACGATGTTGGAAGTTGTAGAACAAGAATAGAGAATGAGGGATGTCACAAAGAAGAAATaaggaagaaaacttcagtgaccgccgtaacctacggctcctggccgtaggttacggctccccATAAGTCCAAATTGCATTACCATAAAACAGGAGGGACAAGCCGTAAAGAACCAGTtagagccgtaacctacggctgagggccgtaggttacggcaccCTATGTTGACCTTGGAGCTGCTGACCGCCGTAACGACTGATCTTATTTTGTAACTTGCACATTTATTGGTCATTTGATGGGGTTTTATGGGGACTTATCATTGTCAATCGGTTACCAGTTGCTTGTGGACGAAAATTGGAGCATTTTTGGAGACATGGGACCTGGAAGAACAAGAGTTAATCTCTTGTTTTATGTTGGTGATTCCTTTGAACATTGAAacttttgttatgatgtttgttcaagccatgagtggctaaacattTGATGATTGTCCTGGATTGAAGGTTTGATGGAGACATTTCATGTTTGAGTTtctaatttctagaataacaatatTTATCTTTATGATTCGTTGTTGtggtgtgtgattgtttgttagtaaCGTGTTGATTCTTAcgttgaactaattagaaaccatacgttcttggtgccgttggcaatcgagatatcatgggtatagttaggcttgggtaagggttgattgatcatcgggtaacaacctcacgttctaggaatctgagtacttagttccctttcatcactgcaagtaatcacacatgagctatgtctatgtagttctttctagtgaaatgataatatgaatgtcgtaacaaaccggaaatctaggatggtcatttgtctctaatctGTTTACAACCAACTCTTTTCTCTTGaattttaattagtttaatttagtctaaaaccaattcactcaTATAAACTCTTGAAATCATATCTTTCttgcaattagattaatttagttaaattagataaactttcaaataacacatattccacaaactcctgtgttcgatacccacttaccgctatctacttagtagtaattggattaaattttattgtgaccacgacatcacgtcagcaCCTTTCGGTATAAGTTCGCATTTTTTCGACGTTTTATGTCACTTGACGGTATAAACTTACGTTTTTATTGTACGATTATTGTCGGTTTAGGTCGTCGTTTACCTACTATTTAGCGCGGTTTTACGACACCGCCTCGCAACGCGGGGGTTAAATACTAGTTGAAAACAAATaagggtaataataataataataataataataataataataataataataataattttgtaCATTCAAACTCAACGACTTTTATAATATAGCAAGTCTTATATATGGCCCACAACATAAAGATTTTATGAAGAAAATGAATATATTACAATTTAAGTGTAAGTTTagagagtttttttttttgcagaagtAGGGGGTTTGAGTCCCTAAAGAGTGATATTAGGTGTTATGCAAGAAAAAAAGCACCTTTAGGTACCTTGCCATTCAGATCAGCGAAGCTTCACAAGGATTCTGCCAAAATTCTGTTAAAGATGTGACATCCCTGACCATGACTGAACCTCGCTGATTCAATCAGCAAATTTAAAAGAACCTCGCTGATTAGAATGGTGAAGCTTTGAACTTCGCTGATCAGATGAACAATGTTGAAGAAGATCGCTGATCAGATGAACAAGGCTTGAAGAACATCGCTGATTTCAACCACAAAGTTGAAGAAGATCACTGATATTAATGGCAATCTTGAAGAACCTCGCTGAATTGAAGGGCCTTCTTCAAAGGCTCGCTGATTTGAAGATAGATCTTAATGAAGTTCGCTTTTTTTGTTTGCAATCTTCAACATCTTCGCTGtttttaacagccattttaaatGAAATTCAATTTTTGGAAGTGGGTCCTTGTGTTTTGCTATAAGAAATAGAGAATGGTATATTcgaatattaataattaataaaactAGAATAAATTGAAACACCAATTTTAAGTATTGAAACCCAgcaacaaatattaataaaactaGAATATACTTTTAAAGAACGGACATAAACAAGAAAACCCCGTTCGTTAATACAAATAATACTGTATAATATTTATTGATGTCTAAGTATTTAGAAAAGAATAGTTATATATTTTCAACCCATATGGTGGTGGGCTCTAGCTGAAGTCTGGGTCCTTACCACTATAAATACCCATGGGATTAGGGTGTCAACCCACATCAAGATTGAAGTACCACAACAACCTTCTTTTTTCAGCTAATCCTAATAACCACAACAACTTTTCTTTTTTCACTTCATCCTATCAATTTACCGCCAAATTTCCTTCTGTTAGTTAATGGATTGTTTTCGGCCATACCTCGTTAGACTTTACTGGGGTGGTGTCTTTTCTTTTGTAAACAGGGTTGTTCAATTTGACCAATCCATGCTAACAACCACATTCCTTATGCGACACAAAATGTCTTATGAGGAATTGGTCGATTCAATCTGTAATCATGTTCGACTACAGAAAGAATCCGTTGTGGTTTCGATGTTATTAGGGTACACGTATCAAGGGACATCTTAGACaacaaaaattttcaatgaagatGGCGTTGAAATGTTGCACTACTTAGCCGGAGTGTCTGAAGGCAACTTCATTGCCAAGATCTACGTTCAACGGGAGGCAGTTAATCCCCTCTGTCATATGAGTTTTACAAACCTTCTCCATGACATAACACAACATAATGTTGTTGACACCCAGTTATCCGATGATGATGGTGAAGGAGATGGGCAAACAACTCAAGAACACCACCTCATGCCGTCTGTTGAGAACCTAGTCGGTCCCGCTTCTCAATTTGTCGTTGGTGACGACAAAAATGTCGGCTTTGATGAGTCAGAAGTTTACAGCACAGAAGACAGTTCAGAAAGTGAGGAGCCCCCCCCCCATCAGATGACGCCTCTTCTGACGATGAGGCCGCAGTCAACGATCAAACTGTGTTGACCTTGTCTCAGCCAACGCATTCTAGGCCTATTGTTGCAGGTCCACATGATGACCCCCAAGAGGATGAGGAGCTTAGGGATTACATGTGTCCGGATTATGAAGATAACCCAATGGACATATGGAATCCAAAATCAAAACAAATTCGTCTGGGGATGTTTTTCAAGTCCAAACAGGATGTGGACCTTGCTGTTCGAGAGTGGAACATTCGCCGAGGAAGGGAAATATTCGTGGTGGATAGCAAACCAACTTTATACAAAGTTAAATGCTACACGAGaaacaaaaattataaaaaccCTTTCCCTGGTGCTCCTGTTTGACAATGGCGTGCAACCACATCAAAACAAAAACTACAACACCTGTGGCAGATTACCAACTGGGCACCTGCCTATAGTTTTTATTCAACTGTGGTGCGCAACAACAACAGATGCCTTAGATCTAAGGATATCGATGCAAACATCCTTCCACAAATTCGTACAGACATCGCGTTTAAGGTAAAACACATCAGGACGTTCATAAAGCAAACCATGTTTGTCGATGTTACGTATACAAAGGCGTGGCGGGGTAGAAGAAAGGCAATTGAGAGGATATATGGAACTTGGGACAGCAACTTTGCAGAGCTCCCGAAGTACGTGTTACGGCTTCAGTCTCGAAACCCTGGTACGGTGGTTAACTGGTTTCATCACCCACATTCGGCTCCAGGACATCCAACATTCAAATATGTTTTTTGGGCCTTCGGTCCCTCTATTAGTGTGTTCCGTCTATGCCAGCCTGTAATCTCCGTGGATGGCACACACTTGAAAGGTCCGTACCGCAGCAAGTTGTTGGTTGCGGTAACCAAAAACGCCAACAACTACATAATGCCATTAGCGTACGCTCTGGTTGACGAAGAGACTGTCCATAGTTGGTGTTGGTTTTTCCAAAATTTGAAGGAACACGTCACCACAAACTGTACTAGTAAAATATGTGTTCTATCAGACCGTCATGCTGGAATAATTAATGCCATGGAGAACCTCGAAGATTGGAAGGAACCAAAGGCGTACCATCGTTATTGTCTTCGACATGTAAGAAGCAATTTCAGTGGAAAGTATAAGAGTAAAAGCCTCAGGAAGCtgtgttggatgattgggagCACAAGTCAACCATCGAAGTATCATTGGGCTGTGAGGGAAATGCAGATGCTAGATCAGGCAGCTTGGGACTATCTGAACAACATCGACAAAACTAAGTGGACTATTGTTCATGACCATAGAAACAGGCGTTGGGGCAACCTAACGACGAACATATCCGAGTCTATGAATAACGTCTTACGCGAAGCAAGACTGCTTCCTATAAAAGCGTTAATTCATTATACGTTTACCAAAGACGTATCCGAGTATGCCAGGCACTCGCACATGGCCCAAACCTGCAAGACCCCTCTACCGCCTCGCATTTGGTCCAGGTTTAACAAACTGTATTCGGTGGCAATGCAAC
Coding sequences:
- the LOC110932178 gene encoding uncharacterized protein LOC110932178 is translated as MFVDVTYTKAWRGRRKAIERIYGTWDSNFAELPKYVLRLQSRNPGTVVNWFHHPHSAPGHPTFKYVFWAFGPSISVFRLCQPVISVDGTHLKGPYRSKLLVAVTKNANNYIMPLAYALVDEETVHSWCWFFQNLKEHVTTNCTSKICVLSDRHAGIINAMENLEDWKEPKAYHRYCLRHVRSNFSGKYKSKSLRKLCWMIGSTSQPSKYHWAVREMQMLDQAAWDYLNNIDKTKWTIVHDHRNRRWGNLTTNISESMNNVLREARLLPIKALIHYTFTKDVSEYARHSHMAQTCKTPLPPRIWSRFNKLYSVAMQHEVSVYDVTDPRYSVVSRDEANDRGGNEYTVEYIRRWCSCGKWQMHRFPCSHTIVVCSWRGEEPHEVTNSKFPTTTYREQYSGHFYTLGPKEE